The following proteins come from a genomic window of Sorghum bicolor cultivar BTx623 chromosome 3, Sorghum_bicolor_NCBIv3, whole genome shotgun sequence:
- the LOC8062285 gene encoding FK506-binding protein 5: MGCGGSKEAVATGNSGSSRCNRFKRKSSVIDATQPSSRVLQPCDNASTAAAKANGEAIAETKDKAARLKEKAIGEKKEEAINNKAEQVVKDNKEAVTAKEGNTISTANANGEEKQVEIKKDEAVVTDAREAVTVEKGKEAFADKAAKEKKDEAVKDKAGVAGQKAGMSSTEDVNVITEKKEDIKKDDVLKISTKAAIEKENGGDNKDMVIEENDEATSTKNGNVAESVTFPVAMVTEEDGSVTFAVPDDADAKDDESVTFGTAPTTSNMVAMVTEEDGSVTFAVPVSPVTKDDESVTSAAAPATKDQVAMVTEEDGSVTFAKPVAPVTKDGHSINFVATPATKDDDGVASAASPMTKDNEIASLPAAQEEEEEEEEEEEEKQEVEEKPEPSDDNEVENEAELAEPTVFEDEEGMTEADGATEAEEEAAGQSEPSEDNEVNNEADLPDPTAVEQVLTKVVEELKVEEEKVDTVGENKVEEEESVSNEQEDGKSITPLRDEGESDGKEPIDLKEVRTTEEKTLDLGIPEKKSDNEKDGALSASSF, translated from the exons ATGGGCTGCGGTGGCTCCAAAGAAGCGGTGGCCACCGGCAACTCCGGCAGCAGCAGATGCAACCGATTCAAGAGGAAATCCAGCGTCATCGACGCCACCCAGCCATCGTCCCGTGTGCTTCAGCCATGCGACAATGCCTCCACCGCCGCTGCGAAGGCCAATGGCGAGGCGATCGCTGAGACAAAGGACAAGGCAGCCAGATTGAAAGAGAAAGCCATTGGGGAGAAGAAAGAGGAAGCAATCAACAACAAGGCCGAACAGGTCGTGAAGGACAATAAAGAAGCCGTCACTGCAAAGGAGGGCAACACAATCTCGACGGCGAATGCCAACGGGGAGGAGAAACAGGTCGAGATCAAGAAGGATGAAGCAGTCGTCACGGATGCTAGAGAAGCGGTCACCGTTGAAAAGGGCAAAGAAGCATTTGCCGATAAGGCTGCCAAGGAGAAGAAAGATGAGGCCGTCAAGGACAAAGCAGGGGTCGCTGGTCAGAAGGCTGGCATGTCATCAACTGAGGATGTGAATGTCATTACAGAGAAGAAAGAAGATATCAAGAAGGATGATGTGCTCAAAATATCGACTAAGGCAGCCATTGAGAAGGAAAATGGGGGTGACAATAAAGACATGGTGATCGAGGAGAACGATGAGGCTACGTCGACCAAGAACGGCAACGTTGCTGAGAGTGTAACGTTCCCGGTTGCCATGGTGACAGAGGAGGACGGCAGCGTCACCTTTGCAGTACCAGATGACGCCGACGCCAAGGACGATGAAAGTGTTACCTTCGGAACTGCCCCCACGACCAGCAACATGGTTGCCATGGTGACCGAGGAGGATGGAAGTGTCACATTTGCAGTACCAGTTTCCCCTGTGACCAAGGATGATGAGAGTGTTACCTCTGCCGCTGCCCCAGCAACCAAGGACCAAGTTGCCATGGTGACTGAGGAAGATGGCAGTGTCACCTTCGCAAAACCAGTAGCCCCTGTGACCAAGGATGGTCACAGTATTAACTTTGTGGCTACCCCTGCAACCAAGGACGATGATGGTGTTGCCTCTGCAGCTTCCCCGATGACCAAGGACAATGAAATTGCCAGCTTACCGGCTGcccaagaggaggaggaggaggaggaggaagaggaggaggagaaacAGGAGGTAGAAGAGAAACCTGAGCCTTCTGATGACAATGAGGTGGAAAATGAGGCAGAGCTGGCAGAGCCTACTGTTTTTGAGGATGAGGAGGGCATGACCGAAGCTGATGGTGCAACAGAAGCTGAAGAGGAGGCAGCAGGGCAGTCTGAACCTTCTGAAGATAATGAGGTAAACAATGAGGCAGACCTGCCAGATCCTACTGCTGTTGAGCAGGTGCTAACAAAAGTTGTTGAGGAATTGAAagtggaggaggagaaggtggaCACAGTAGGGGAGAACAAGGTTGAGGAAGAGGAGAGTGTCTCCAACGAGCAAGAGGATGGGAAATCCATTACACCTTTGAGAGACGAGG GGGAATCAGATGGGAAAGAACCTATTGATTTGAAGGAGGTCAGAACCACCGAGGAAAAGACATTGGACTTGGGTATCCCAGAGAAGAAAAGCGATAATGAAAAGGATGGTGCTCTAAGTGCATCGTCTTTTTGA